In the Paramisgurnus dabryanus chromosome 5, PD_genome_1.1, whole genome shotgun sequence genome, one interval contains:
- the foxn4 gene encoding forkhead box protein N4: MTVAVGAGPAIHLQTEMQHSPLAINSMPQFSPGFPCAASVYQTAPQQVLTYTQANQQCSPGGLYSSYNSQGLYPQARMNAHNQDLQPKTFPKPIYSYSCLIAMALKNSKTGSLPVSEIYSFMKEHFPYFKTAPDGWKNSVRHNLSLNKCFEKVENKMSGSSRKGCLWALNPAKIDKMEEEMQKWKRKDLPAIRRSMANPDELDKLITDRPESCRQKSVDTGMTRLPSCPPGQTLQLQPQPMVTLSLQCLPMHQHLHMQFQNQSRLAPASPAPAQTPPLHTVHDLMNSSLPQQLAKQPSDFYTIQTDANSEVDALDPSIMDFSWQGNLWDDMKDDSFNLEAFGTLSNSPLRLSDCDLDTGNGTPVSNAGGLPYPDLQVTGLYSSYSTVEALSNQYMNTQGGTKPIVLL; the protein is encoded by the exons ATGACAGTAGCAGTAGGAGCAGGACCTGCAATTCATCTGCAGACTGAAATGCAGCACAGCCCTTTGGCCATCAACAGC ATGCCCCAGTTTTCCCCTGGGTTTCCATGTGCTGCCTCAGTGTACCAGACCGCCCCTCAACAAGTGCTCACCTACACTCAGGCAAACCAACAG TGTTCTCCCGGTGGACTTTACAGCAGCTATAACAGCCAGGGTTTGTACCCTCAAGCTCGTATGAATGCTCATAACCAAGACCTGCAGCCCAAGACTTTCCCCAAACCCATCTACTCCTACAG CTGTCTGATTGCCATGgctttgaagaacagcaaaacAGGCAGCCTTCCTGTTAGTGAGATCTATAGCTTTATGAAAGAGCACTTCCCTTATTTTAAG ACAGCACCTGACGGATGGAAGAACTCGGTACGTCACAACCTGTCCTTAAATAAGTGCTTCGAGAAAGTGGAGAACAAGATGAGCGGCTCCTCCAGAAAGGGTTGCCTGTGGGCACTCAACCCAGCCAAGATTGACAAAATGGAGGAGGAGATGCAGAAATGGAAACGCAAAGATCTCCCAGCAATCCGTCGCAGCATGGCCAATCCAG ATGAACTAGACAAACTCATAACAGACAGACCAGAGAGCTGCAGACAGAAATCTGTCGATACCGGCATGACTCGCTTGCCCAGCTGCCCACCGGGGCAAACTCTTCAGCTGCAGCCCCAGCCGATGGTCACTCTGTCACTGCAGTGCCTTCCCATGCACCAACACCTTCACATGCAGTTTCAGAATCAGTCCCGTCTGGCTCCAGCATCCCCGGCCCCCGCTCAGACCCCTCCTCTCCACACGGTCCATGACCTAATGAACAGTTCTCTGCCCCAGCAACTTGCCAAACAGCCCAGTGACTTCTACACCATTCAAACAGACGCTAATTCAGAGGTGGATGCACTGGACCCAAGTATTATGGACTTCTCCTGGCAAG GAAACCTGTGGGATGATATGAAGGACGATAGTTTTAACTTGGAGGCATTTGGTACACTCAGTAACTCCCCCCTTCGCCTGTCCGACTGTGACCTGGACACAGGCAATGGCACACCTGTGTCCAATGCAGGAGGACTACCGTACCCAGACCTGCAGGTGACGGGCCTCTATTCTTCATACTCCACTGTAGAAGCCCTTTCTAACCAGTACATGAACACACAAGGAGGAACAAAGCCGATTGTTTTGCTTTAA